One region of Flavobacterium pisciphilum genomic DNA includes:
- a CDS encoding DUF3467 domain-containing protein: MSNSNQQQEQINIELDEKIAEGIYSNLAIINHSSSEFVLDFVSIMPGIPKAKVKSRIVLTPQHAKRLLKAIGENIHRFEVAHGEIKETEQAPIPLNFGPAGQA, from the coding sequence ATGAGTAATTCGAATCAACAACAAGAGCAAATTAATATTGAATTAGACGAGAAAATCGCTGAAGGAATTTATTCTAATTTAGCAATTATTAATCATTCTTCTTCAGAATTTGTTTTAGATTTTGTAAGTATTATGCCAGGTATTCCTAAAGCCAAGGTAAAGTCAAGAATTGTCTTGACACCACAACATGCTAAACGATTACTAAAAGCAATTGGAGAAAATATTCATCGTTTTGAAGTCGCTCATGGCGAAATCAAAGAAACTGAACAAGCACCAATACCGCTTAACTTCGGTCCAGCAGGACAAGCATAA
- the rpoC gene encoding DNA-directed RNA polymerase subunit beta': protein MMNNRNNKDKNPVKRFNKISIGLASPESILKESRGEVLKPETINYRTHKPERDGLFCERIFGPVKDFECACGKYKRIRYKGIICDRCGVEVTEKKVRRDRVGHINLVVPIAHIWYFRSLPNKIGYILGLPSKKLDMIIYYERYVVIQAGIAKNAEGESLQRLDFLTEEEYLNILDSLPQDNQYLDDFDPNKFVAKMGAECIMDLLARIDLDELSYQLRHSANNETSKQRKTEALKRLQVVESFRESNLNRENRPEWMIMKVVPVIPPELRPLVPLDGGRFATSDLNDLYRRVIIRNNRLKRLMEIKAPEVILRNEKRMLQESVDSLFDNTRKASAVKTESNRPLKSLSDSLKGKQGRFRQNLLGKRVDYSARSVIVVGPELKLFECGIPKDMASELYKPFVIRKLIERGIVKTVKSAKKIIDKKEPVVWDILENVIKGHPILLNRAPTLHRLGIQAFQPKLIEGKAIQLHPLVCTAFNADFDGDQMAVHLPLGPEAILEAQLLMLASHNILNPANGAPITVPSQDMVLGLYYMTKERLSTPELTILGEGLTFYSAEEVNIALNEGRLELNASVKIRAKDFNEAGELVYQIIKTTAGRVLFNEVVPEAAGYINDVLTKKNLRDIIGHVLSATNVPTTAAFLDNMKDMGYKFAFRGGLSFSLGDIRIPEQKTKLIADAREQVEGISTNYNMGLITNNERYNQVIDVWTSANAQLTELAMKNIREDQQGFNSVYMMLDSGARGSKEQIRQLTGMRGLMAKPKKSTAGGGEIIENPILSNFKEGLSILEYFISTHGARKGLADTALKTADAGYLTRRLHDVSQDVIVNIEDCGTLRGVEVSALKKNEEIVESLGERILGRVALQDVINPLTSDYLVRSGEQITEAIMKAIEASPVEKVEVRSPLTCEALKGICAKCYGRNLATGKMTQRGEAVGVIAAQSIGEPGTQLTLRTFHVGGVAGGISEESSIITRFNGKLEIEDLKTVKGEDNEGNAVDIVVSRSTELKLIDERTGILLSTNNIPYGSSIFVKDGQSVVKGDVICKWDPYNGVIVSEFTGKIAYEDLEQGQSFMVEIDEQTGFQEKVISESRAKKLIPTLLVYGKEGELIRSYNLPVGAHLMVENGEKIKAGKVLVKIPRRSSKSGDITGGLPRITELLEARNPSNPAVVSEIDGVVSFGKIKRGNREIVIESKFGDVRKYLVKLSSQILVQENDFVRAGVPLSDGAITPDDILRIQGPAAVQQYLVNEIQEVYRLQGVKINDKHFEVVIRQMMRKVRVQDPGDTLFLEDQLIHTKDFIVQNDKLYGMKVVEDAGDSSVLKAGQIISPRELRDENSLLKRTDKNLVVARDVITATATPVLQGITRASLQTKSFISAASFQETTKVLNEAAVAGKVDYLEGLKENVIVGHRIPAGTGMREYDHTIVGSKDDYNEMMANKEEYIY from the coding sequence ATGATGAATAATAGAAATAATAAAGATAAAAATCCAGTAAAAAGATTTAACAAAATCTCAATTGGATTAGCTTCACCTGAATCTATCTTGAAAGAGTCAAGAGGAGAGGTTTTAAAGCCAGAAACAATCAACTACAGAACGCACAAACCAGAACGTGACGGACTTTTTTGCGAAAGAATCTTCGGACCTGTTAAGGATTTTGAATGTGCTTGTGGTAAATATAAAAGAATTCGTTACAAAGGGATCATCTGTGACCGTTGTGGTGTTGAAGTTACTGAGAAAAAAGTACGTCGTGATAGAGTAGGACACATCAACCTTGTTGTGCCAATTGCTCACATTTGGTATTTCCGTTCACTTCCTAATAAAATTGGTTATATCCTTGGACTTCCTTCTAAGAAATTAGATATGATTATTTACTACGAAAGATACGTAGTAATCCAAGCTGGTATTGCTAAAAACGCAGAAGGAGAATCTTTACAAAGATTAGACTTTTTAACTGAAGAAGAATATTTAAATATTTTAGATTCTCTTCCTCAAGATAATCAATATTTAGATGATTTCGATCCAAATAAGTTTGTTGCCAAAATGGGAGCAGAGTGTATTATGGATTTATTGGCACGTATTGACTTAGATGAGTTATCTTACCAACTAAGACACAGCGCTAACAATGAAACGTCTAAACAACGTAAAACAGAAGCATTAAAAAGATTACAAGTTGTTGAGTCTTTCCGTGAGTCTAACTTAAACCGTGAAAACCGTCCAGAATGGATGATTATGAAAGTGGTTCCAGTTATTCCACCAGAATTACGTCCGCTTGTGCCACTTGATGGAGGTCGTTTTGCAACTTCAGATTTAAATGATTTATACCGTCGTGTAATTATACGTAACAACCGTTTGAAAAGATTAATGGAGATTAAAGCTCCAGAAGTTATCTTAAGAAACGAAAAACGTATGTTGCAAGAATCTGTAGATTCATTATTTGATAACACACGTAAAGCTTCTGCTGTTAAAACAGAATCAAACAGACCATTAAAATCATTATCAGATTCATTAAAAGGTAAACAAGGACGTTTCCGTCAAAACCTTTTAGGAAAACGTGTGGATTATTCTGCTCGTTCGGTAATTGTTGTTGGACCGGAATTAAAATTATTCGAATGTGGTATCCCTAAAGATATGGCATCTGAATTATACAAGCCTTTCGTTATCCGTAAATTGATAGAAAGAGGTATTGTAAAAACGGTAAAATCTGCTAAGAAAATTATAGACAAAAAAGAGCCAGTAGTTTGGGATATCCTTGAAAATGTAATTAAAGGTCACCCAATATTACTGAATCGTGCTCCTACTTTGCACAGATTAGGTATACAAGCATTCCAACCAAAATTAATTGAAGGAAAAGCAATCCAATTGCACCCTCTAGTTTGTACGGCATTTAATGCCGATTTTGATGGGGATCAAATGGCGGTACACTTACCATTAGGACCAGAGGCTATTTTGGAAGCTCAATTGTTAATGTTGGCTTCACACAATATCTTGAACCCTGCTAACGGTGCTCCGATCACTGTACCTTCTCAGGATATGGTCTTGGGTCTATATTATATGACCAAAGAGCGTCTTTCTACTCCAGAGCTTACAATTTTAGGTGAAGGCTTAACTTTTTACTCTGCAGAGGAAGTAAATATTGCATTAAACGAAGGAAGATTAGAATTGAATGCTTCAGTGAAAATTAGAGCAAAAGATTTTAATGAAGCTGGAGAATTAGTGTACCAAATTATTAAAACTACCGCTGGTCGTGTATTGTTTAATGAAGTAGTACCAGAAGCAGCAGGATATATCAATGATGTATTGACTAAGAAAAACCTTAGAGATATTATTGGACACGTTTTAAGCGCAACCAATGTACCTACTACAGCAGCCTTCTTGGACAACATGAAAGATATGGGGTATAAATTTGCCTTTAGAGGAGGTTTATCATTCTCTCTTGGTGATATTAGAATTCCAGAGCAAAAAACTAAATTGATTGCAGATGCCAGAGAGCAAGTTGAAGGTATCTCAACAAATTATAACATGGGTCTTATTACCAATAACGAACGTTACAACCAAGTTATTGATGTTTGGACTTCAGCAAATGCTCAACTTACAGAGTTAGCAATGAAAAATATTAGAGAAGATCAACAAGGATTCAACTCTGTATATATGATGCTTGACTCTGGAGCAAGGGGATCTAAAGAACAAATTCGTCAGTTAACTGGTATGCGTGGTTTGATGGCTAAGCCTAAAAAATCTACTGCTGGTGGTGGTGAAATTATTGAAAACCCGATTCTTTCTAACTTTAAGGAAGGACTTTCGATTCTTGAGTACTTTATCTCTACTCACGGTGCTCGTAAAGGACTTGCGGATACGGCTCTTAAAACTGCCGATGCTGGTTACTTAACTAGAAGATTACATGACGTTTCTCAAGATGTTATTGTTAACATTGAGGATTGTGGTACTCTTAGAGGTGTTGAAGTTTCTGCATTGAAAAAGAATGAGGAGATTGTTGAATCGTTAGGAGAAAGAATTTTAGGACGTGTTGCATTGCAAGATGTAATTAATCCTTTAACTAGTGATTATTTAGTAAGATCAGGTGAGCAAATCACAGAAGCTATAATGAAAGCAATTGAGGCTTCTCCAGTTGAGAAAGTTGAAGTTCGTTCTCCATTAACTTGTGAAGCGCTTAAAGGAATCTGTGCTAAATGTTACGGTAGAAACTTAGCTACTGGAAAAATGACTCAAAGAGGAGAGGCAGTTGGAGTAATTGCAGCTCAATCTATTGGAGAGCCAGGAACACAGTTAACATTACGTACTTTCCACGTTGGAGGGGTTGCGGGTGGTATCTCTGAGGAATCTAGCATCATTACAAGATTTAATGGTAAACTAGAAATCGAAGATTTAAAAACTGTTAAAGGTGAGGATAACGAAGGTAATGCAGTTGATATTGTAGTATCTCGTTCTACTGAATTGAAATTAATTGACGAAAGAACAGGTATCTTATTAAGTACAAATAACATTCCTTACGGTTCAAGTATCTTTGTAAAAGATGGACAATCGGTTGTTAAAGGAGATGTAATCTGTAAATGGGATCCATATAATGGAGTTATCGTTTCTGAGTTTACTGGTAAAATTGCTTACGAAGATTTAGAGCAAGGTCAATCATTCATGGTTGAAATTGATGAGCAAACTGGTTTCCAAGAAAAAGTAATTTCTGAATCAAGAGCTAAAAAATTAATTCCAACTTTATTAGTTTATGGTAAAGAAGGTGAATTAATTCGTTCTTATAACTTACCAGTTGGAGCCCACTTAATGGTTGAAAACGGTGAGAAAATTAAAGCAGGTAAGGTATTGGTGAAAATCCCACGTCGTTCTTCTAAATCAGGAGATATTACCGGAGGTTTACCTAGAATTACAGAGTTGTTAGAAGCTCGTAATCCTTCAAACCCAGCTGTAGTTTCTGAAATTGATGGAGTTGTTTCTTTTGGAAAAATCAAAAGAGGTAACCGTGAGATCGTTATCGAATCTAAATTTGGTGATGTTAGAAAATACTTGGTTAAATTATCAAGCCAAATTCTAGTTCAAGAGAATGACTTCGTTAGAGCAGGTGTACCATTGTCAGACGGTGCTATTACTCCAGACGATATTTTAAGAATTCAAGGACCAGCAGCTGTTCAACAGTATTTGGTTAATGAAATTCAAGAGGTATACCGTTTACAAGGGGTAAAAATCAATGACAAACACTTTGAGGTTGTTATTCGTCAAATGATGCGTAAAGTAAGAGTACAAGATCCAGGTGATACTTTATTCTTAGAAGATCAATTAATTCATACTAAAGACTTTATCGTTCAAAACGATAAATTATACGGAATGAAAGTAGTTGAAGATGCTGGAGATTCTAGCGTATTAAAAGCGGGTCAGATTATTTCTCCTCGTGAATTACGTGATGAAAATTCATTATTAAAACGTACAGATAAAAATCTAGTAGTAGCTAGAGATGTAATTACTGCAACTGCAACGCCAGTTTTACAAGGTATTACAAGAGCTTCGCTACAAACTAAATCATTCATTTCTGCTGCTTCTTTCCAAGAAACAACGAAAGTACTTAACGAAGCTGCAGTAGCTGGTAAAGTAGATTATTTAGAAGGATTAAAAGAAAATGTAATTGTTGGACACAGAATTCCTGCAGGAACTGGTATGAGAGAATACGATCATACAATTGTAGGTTCTAAAGACGATTACAATGAAATGATGGCTAATAAAGAAGAATATATTTATTAA